The following DNA comes from Sulfuriferula thiophila.
AATATCGGCGTGGCTGATCATGGCGGTATCGTATGGGACGAGATTGTGGCGTTCTGGCTGGTGCTGGCATTTACCCCCGTGCAGCCATTATGGATAGCGGCTGCTTTTGGTTTGTTCCGCCTGTTCGATATCTGGAAGCCATTCCCGATCAATTGGTTTGATGCCCGCCTGAAAAACGGCTTTGGCGTCATGTTTGATGATCTGCTCGCTGCCGTCTATGCCATAGCGGTATTGTTGGGAGTGCAACATTGGCTGACATGAGACCTACCGATGCTGAGCTGTATCAGCTTGCCGAACAGGTTGGGCACGCCTTGAAGCAGCGTGGCTATCAACTGGTTACCGCCGAGTCCTGTACCGGCGGCTGGGTGGGGATGGTGATGACCGCCGTACCCGGCAGTTCGGCCTGGTATGACCGCGGTTTTATCACTTACAGCAACGATGCGAAACAGATGCAGCTGGATGTGTCAGCCGATACCATCGATACGCACGGGGCGGTATCGGAATCGACTGTGCGCGAGATGGCGCAGGGTGCATTGCAGCACAGTAAAGCCAATATCAGCCTGGCGATTTCCGGCATTGCCGGACCGGGGGGCGGTACACCGTACAAGCCGGTGGGTACGGTGTGCATAGGCTGGGCGCTGACCGACGGCACGCATCTGGAAACTACTTGCCGATTCAGTGGTGATCGTGACGAGATCCGTGCGCGTGCCGTGGCGGCAGCTTTGCGCGGAGTGATTGAGTTGCTGGCCTGAATCCCGCATAATCAAACTACAGACCTTTTCCCGATTGCTGAGCTGAGCTCGCAATATCGAGCAAAGGCCTTTTATATTTTCAGCAGTATCATTTAAGGAATATACATGGACGAAAACAGAAGCAAAGCGCTTGCGGCAGCCTTGGCACAAATCGAAAAAAGTTTCGGTAAAGGCTCAATCATGCGCCTGGGTGATGGTGAGGTAGTCAATGATATCCAGGTGGTATCAACTGGTTCACTGGGTCTGGATATCGCATTGGGTGTGGGTGGTTTGCCGCGCGGACGTATCGTGGAAATCTACGGACCGGAATCATCTGGTAAAACCACGCTGACGCTGCAAGTGATTGCCGAGATGCAAAAACTGGGTGGTACCGCGGCCTTTATCGATGCCGAGCATGCACTTGATCCGCAATATGCGCAAAAACTAGGCGTAAATGTGTCTGATCTGCTGATCTCGCAGCCGGATACCGGCGAGCAGGCCCTGGAAATTGCCGACATGCTGGTGCGCTCCGGTTCGGTAGATATCGTCGTTATTGACTCGGTTGCGGCATTAACACCAAAGGCCGAGATTGAAGGCGAGATGGGCGATTCTCACATGGGCTTGCAGGCTCGTCTGATGAGCCAGGCATTGCGTAAATTGACCGGTAACATCAAGCGTACCAATACGCTGGTGATTTTCATTAACCAGATACGTATGAAGATCGGTGTGATGTTCGGTAACCCGGAAACTACCACTGGCGGTAATGCGCTTAAGTTCTACGCTTCGGTGCGTCTTGATATTCGCCGTACTGGTGCAATCAAGAAGGGTGAAGAAGTGGTTGGTTCGGAAACCCGCGTGAAAGTTGTTAAAAACAAAGTAGCGCCACCGTTCAAGCAAGCTGAATTCGATATTCTGTATGGCGAAGGTATTTCCCGTGAAGGTGAGATCATCGAGCTGGGCGTTACCCATAAGATCGTTGATAAAGCGGGCGCATGGTATGCCTACAACGGCGAGAAAATCGGTCAGGGCAAGGATAATTCACGTGAATATCTGCGTGAGCATCCGGAAATCGCACGTGAAATCGAGAATAAAGTGCGTGCTGCCATCGGTATCATTCCTCACACCGCCATCATTGGCGATAGCGTGCCTGTAGACGAGGCATAAGCCCTCAGCCTATGCGCCAGGTTGTAGAAAAATCACTCCGTGCCCGTGCGCTTGATGCGCTGGCACGGCGTGAACATACCCGCCTGGAACTGCTGCGTAAACTCAGTGCGCACAGTGAAGATCTCGAACAAATCAATCAGTTACTGGACGATTTGCAAACACGTGGCTGGCTATCCGACGCGCGTTATGCAGAGCAGCGCGTCCACGCCCGTCAGTCGCGTTATGGCAGTCGTAAAATCGGCTATGAGCTGCGCGAACAAGGCGTATCGGAAACCCTGATTGCAGAAACACTCAGCAATCTTAAAGCCACCGAAGTGGAACGTGCACGCAGTATCTGGCAAAAGAAGTTTGATGCACCGGCTACTACACCCAAAGAGCGTAATCAGCAGATGCGTTTCCTGCAATCGCGCGGCTTTGATATGGATGTGATTTATCGCGTGGTTAACCACGTAGAAGATGAAGAATAAACGGCTATCTCGGGCTGTTTATGGATAGCCGTTTATACACTGCAGCCTAGAAATCCCTTTCGATTTTCATGACGTTCAGGACAGTATCCCCGGCCAGCATATTCGCGCCGTGCGACA
Coding sequences within:
- a CDS encoding phosphatidylglycerophosphatase A family protein, producing MITLQADWKFITRHPAHFFAFGFGSGLAPVAPGTFGTLAALPLYYVLAAFLSATQLYAVIALAAMAGIWFCGVAGRNIGVADHGGIVWDEIVAFWLVLAFTPVQPLWIAAAFGLFRLFDIWKPFPINWFDARLKNGFGVMFDDLLAAVYAIAVLLGVQHWLT
- a CDS encoding CinA family protein, with the protein product MRPTDAELYQLAEQVGHALKQRGYQLVTAESCTGGWVGMVMTAVPGSSAWYDRGFITYSNDAKQMQLDVSADTIDTHGAVSESTVREMAQGALQHSKANISLAISGIAGPGGGTPYKPVGTVCIGWALTDGTHLETTCRFSGDRDEIRARAVAAALRGVIELLA
- the recX gene encoding recombination regulator RecX, which codes for MRQVVEKSLRARALDALARREHTRLELLRKLSAHSEDLEQINQLLDDLQTRGWLSDARYAEQRVHARQSRYGSRKIGYELREQGVSETLIAETLSNLKATEVERARSIWQKKFDAPATTPKERNQQMRFLQSRGFDMDVIYRVVNHVEDEE
- the recA gene encoding recombinase RecA is translated as MDENRSKALAAALAQIEKSFGKGSIMRLGDGEVVNDIQVVSTGSLGLDIALGVGGLPRGRIVEIYGPESSGKTTLTLQVIAEMQKLGGTAAFIDAEHALDPQYAQKLGVNVSDLLISQPDTGEQALEIADMLVRSGSVDIVVIDSVAALTPKAEIEGEMGDSHMGLQARLMSQALRKLTGNIKRTNTLVIFINQIRMKIGVMFGNPETTTGGNALKFYASVRLDIRRTGAIKKGEEVVGSETRVKVVKNKVAPPFKQAEFDILYGEGISREGEIIELGVTHKIVDKAGAWYAYNGEKIGQGKDNSREYLREHPEIAREIENKVRAAIGIIPHTAIIGDSVPVDEA